The Corythoichthys intestinalis isolate RoL2023-P3 chromosome 1, ASM3026506v1, whole genome shotgun sequence genome has a segment encoding these proteins:
- the gabarapl2 gene encoding gamma-aminobutyric acid receptor-associated protein-like 2: MKWMFKEDHSLEHRCIESAKIRNKYPDRVPVIVEKVSGSQIVDIDKRKYLVPSDITVAQFMWIIRKRIQLPSEKAIFLFVDKTVPQSSITMGQLYEKEKDEDGFLYVAYSGENTFGL, from the exons ATGAAATGGATGTTCAAAGAGGATCATTCTCTGG AACATCGATGCATAGAATCAGCCAAAATCCGCAACAAGTACCCTGACAGGGTCCCG GTCATTGTGGAGAAAGTTTCCGGGTCCCAGATCGTTGACATTGACAAGAGGAAGTACCTGGTGCCCTCCGACATCACAGTGGCTCAGTTCATGTGGATCATCAGGAAACGCATTCAACTGCCCTCAGAGAAGGCCATCTTCTTGTTTGTAGACAAGACCGTGCCCCAGTCAAG CATCACCATGGGACAGCTGTATGAAAAGGAGAAAGACGAAGATGGCTTTTTATACGTGGCATACAGTGGCGAAAACACCTTTGGCTTGTAA